tcacatgggtccaaccccactatcagaatctacagaatctgtgcgcagcaagccaaaggacgcacagacctacagcccattgagggacgcccagattagggtttcccactcccccttgtgctctcctccttataaatagagccagcagccatcagaatgaggttgggttttgtttagatgcaagatagctgctgcttcttccttgtaaacgcgtgtgtcgactagaccacccgatttgcttgtttcaagaccccaacttgtgattcagattcagcctttggcttaaatccgtgagttatttgcttgttcatcttgttcttgcttgttctcggttgcttgcaggttcatggtgttcttggcacggcaagaacatcacaatcggagccggtgtacctgttgctaaggcgcagcaaccttgtggtcgttgtagtcggacagccaacgtcgaatccaccccaaatcgagtttatccacactcaccaaaagatcaggaacaaccccttgtcccatcatgtggtaatcagagcaaggttctttggtgagtgatttaccgttcattactttacctatagtccagaaatataaaaataggatagaactgaaattccaaacacaagtttgagccttgctgatctgcttagttctttgcttgttgagtttgtggtttacatcgtggtgtcaagtgctggttcttaggttctaatcctttagagtttcgagttcttgtcacgtttcaGTCACCACACAATCCGTTGTTGCCTTTCCCCCCACTTCAGCCGCTGCAATCTCCACCAATACCACCACAACCAGCAGCAAAAGCACCGCTGCTTTCTCGATCTTTTCGCTGAAaccctcaccaccatcaccttcagccgcgcctacacaaacactaccttatgcacctgtcgttttggtgcaaatctgagtacactcagttctgaaaataagagagttcaaattgcatatttgtactacttgttgcaatccttatccctagtaaaagaaagtctatgctacttgctgcattcttgttataatcatattgcaaaagttcagtttgtgctacttgtcgaaaagaaaagaaaagaaaagaaaagaaaagaaaagaaaagaaaaagaaaaagaacggaaaaggaggaaagaaagaaagaaagaaaaaagaagggttaagttgatgctatttactctcatcatttccattgtttgctactgtccggtgacaacatttgtgtctaggctcgcgtctctagcacgggttagcctaggaccagcacggTACTATCTTTGAACACTTATTCAACTTGCATTGACTAACGTGGTTCCAGCTGTACCTTGATTTTTTAagccacctacagctccacaaattatctacaacgtcacagggttctacttgctactacttgtgttgttcttgtcgtcgccaacaccatctgcatagcaaggtaaggacttgtaagaactcggttgcacatgctgagagaatgaaaattgttgccacctaattcagttagttggtaggacatattttcttgtgattcccttgctacatactaaccatggcaggagaaggtgaaaggacccctccacaatcacctcgatcaaaagccttgctgcaacactttgaacgcaaagtgaggctccatgctgaacaccttgatgaggatgttcgtgtcaccaatgagcgccttggtcaattggagacggctcagattgagaccaacaccaagttggcttccttggaaGGCACTCTTGGGTCTGTTAATACATCTCTTGTAGGTGTCTTGGAGCGATTGGAGAGGATGGAACAGAATCGCTGTGATGGTTTCGAACgacgcaatcacaacaacaacaacaccatgggcagtgctgctggtcatgatgaagaagaatatgcagcGGACACTGAGCTTGATGAGGAGCTGAATGGTCATCGACGCATCGAACAACATCGCCGCCGCCATGAGACAGGTCCTCGCCGACCACGGCAAGAGGTACGTGCCGATGACTCATTTGGCAAGATTAAATTCACCATACCTGCTTTTGATGGGAGGTATAATCCTGATATGTACCTTAGTTGGGAATTAGCTGTTGATCAGAAATTTACTTgccatgatttccctgaggacaaacgtgttagggctgcaactagtgagtttactgactttgcctctgtttggtggtctgaataccatcgtaagaacccaaataacacaccaacttgggatgctttgaaacgggtcatgcgggctagatttgttccttcttattattcccgtgatcttttacataagttgcaacaattgaggcaaggatccaaatctgtagaagagtaCTATCAAGAGCTACAAATGGGTATGCTTCGTTGCGGGCTAGAGGAAAATGAGGATGGTGCCATAGCTAGATTTATGGGTGGGCTGAACCGGGAGATTCAGGATATTCTAGCTTATAAGGAATATAATTCTGTCAATCGTTTATTTCaacttgcttgtaaagctgaacgagaagtgcagggacgacgagctAGCATGAGGGCTAACATTCCTGCAGGTCGTGCTAGCCCGTGGACACCCTCCAATGCTGCTGCACCGTCAACGCGTGCACCCCCACAATCTTCCTCGACCATCAAGCCACGCTCCTCTACAACAAATTCTGTACCATGCCCAAGTGAACCAACTAGAGGAGCAACGGCTACATCTGCCAAGAGTTCATCCTCGGTGGTATCCACGGGGAGAACAAGGGATATTCAGTGCCTACGCTGCAAAGGATATGGCCACGTACGCAAGGACTGCCCAAGCACACGTGTGATGGTTGTGCGAGCTGATGGTGggtattcctctgctagtgattttgatgaagaaacatatgctttgcttgctgctaacAATGTAGCGGAAGGAAATGATTTCCAACAAGACGAAGAGCACATTGGGGCTGAAGCTGCTGAGCACTATGAGAGCCTCGTGGTGCAGCGGGTGCTAAGTGCCCAAATGGAGAGGGCTGAGCAAAATcagcgccacactttgtttcaaaccaagtgtgtgatcaaggaacgctcttgccgtgtgatcatagatggaggaAGCTGCAATAACTTGGCGAGTGCTGAAATGGTGGAGAAGCTTTCGTTGAGCACAAAACCACACCCGCAGCCTTACTACATTCAGTGGCTTAACAGCAGCGGCAAGGTGAAGGTAACCCGATTGGTAAGGGTAGAGTTTGCCATTGGTTCTTATCATGATTCCTTTAACtgcgatgttgtgcctatgcaagcatgctctatgttgttaggtagaccatggcagtttgataaagattccttgcactttggtaaaacaaatcaatactcttttgtgcataatgacaagaagattgtgttgcaccccatgtcccctgaggctattctaagagatgaacttgctagagctagcaaacttaagaatcaggctgttgctagtgaaaatcagattgtcgctaatgaacttgagaaacataagaagaagtctagcaaatctgttcatcataataaaaatgagaTCAAGCTGAAAGGCTCTTGTTACTTTGCGACCAAATCTGATATGGATGAGATTGATGCTAGTACTactgtttgctatgctttggtttgcaaagaaactttattttcacttgaagatacatctatttctttgcctcctgctgtcactaatcttttgcaggagtatgccgATGTTTTTCCAATGGAGGTACcaccggggctgccaccaattcgAGGGATTGAACACCAGATTGACCTCATCCCTGGGGCTTCCTTGCCTAATCGTGCGCCGTATAGGACCAACCCGGACGAGACAAAAGAGATTcagagacaagtacaagaattgctcaacaaaggttatgtgcgtgagtctcttagcccttgtgcCGTTCCCGtgcttttagttcctaagaaggatggatcatggcgcatgtgtgttgattgtagagcgataaacaacatcacaatcagatatcgtcatcctattccaaggttagatgatatgcttgatgaattgagtggctcaattgtgttctctaaaattgatttgcgtagtggttaccaccagattcgtatgaagctaggagatgaatggaaaatagcgtttaaaactaagtttggtttatatgaatggcttgtcatgccctttggattgactaatgcacccagcactttcatgagattaatgaacgaggttttacgCTCTTTTATTGGCAGATTCGTGGTGgtatactttgatgacatcttgatatatagtagatcattagaggaacatcttgatcatttgcgtgccgttttcaatgctctacgggatgcacacttgtttggcaatcttgagaagtgcaccttttgcacagatcgagtttcttttcttggatatgttgtgacaccgcagggaatcgaagttgatcaagccaaggttgagGCCATACACAGCTGGCCTGTTCCCTgcacggtcacacaagtgcggagttttctaggacttgctggtttctaccgtcgatttgtgaaggacttcagcaccattgcagccccgctacatgaactcaccaagaagggtgcaaccttcacttgggctgcaacccaacaggatgctttcaacacgctcaaagataagttaactcatgcacctttactccaacttcctgatttcaacaaaacctttgagcttgaatgtgatgctagtggaattgggttGGGTGGTGTGCTGTTACAAGAGGGGAAACCTGTGGCGTATTTCAGTGAAAAGTTGAGtggccctagtttgaactattctacttatgataaggaattgcttgctctagttcggactttggaaacatggcagcattatttgtggcccaaagagtttgtcatacattctgatcatgaatctttgaaacacatccgtagtcaagcaaaactgaaccgtagacatgccaagtgggttgaattcatcgagtcctttccttatgtcatcaaacacaaaaaggggaaggaaaatataattgctgatgctttgtctagacgttaCACCATGCTTTCACAACTTGACTTTAAAATCTTTGGTTTGGAAACTATTAAGGAACAATATGCACATGACAATGATTTCAAAGATGTATTGCTGAATTGCCAAGAGGGGAAAACATGGAACAGATTCGTCCTTACCGACGGGTTTgtctttagagctaacaagctatacattccagctagctctgtgcgtttgttattgttgcaggaagcgcatggaggaggactcatgggacattttggtgtgaaaaagacagaggacatccttgctggtcatttcttttggcccaagatgaggagagacgtggagaggttcgttgctcgctgcacaacatgccagaaagctaagtcacaccttaatcctcatggtttatacatgcctcttcctgttccaagtgcaccgtgggaagatatttcaatggactttgttttaggactgcctagaacaaagaaggggagggatagtgtgtttgttgttgtggacagattttctaaaatggcacatttcataccatgtcataagagcgatgatgctacacatgttgctgatttgttctttcgtgagattgttcgattgcacggtgtgcctaacaccattgtttctgatcgggatgcaaaatttcttagtcatttttggagaactttgtgggctaagctagggactaagcttttattttccactacttgtcatccccaaactgatggacaaactgaggttgtcaatagaacattatctactttgcttagggctgttttgaaaaagaacataaaaatgtgggaagagtgcttgcctcatgttgagtttgcttataatcgttcacagcattctaccactaagaaaagcccttttgagattgtttatgggtttgtgccacgtgctcctattgatttgttacctcttccgacctcggagcgagtgaactttgatgctaaacaacgtgctgaactgatcttaaaattgcatgaaaccactaaagagaaaatagagtgcatgaacgcaaagtataaactagctggtagcaaagggaagaaacatgtcatttttgaacctggtgatctagtttggctccatttgagaaaagataggttccctgatttgcgaaagtctaagttgctgcctagagccgatggtccttttaaagtgttagaaaggattaatgataatgcgtacaaacttgagctacctgcagcttttggggttagccccacttttaacattgcagatttgaaaccatatttgggagaagaggatgaactagagtcgaggacgactcaaatgcaagaaggggaggatgatgaggacaccccttccattgatacaaccacacctgctgcacaacaaggtccgatgacaagagctcgagcacgacaacttaattatcaggtaaagtcgttcctcgctgttcatacaaactcgtctcagaattggatgctactaaatcatggtgatgattgtcttattcttaggaatgttggtcaagaccccattgcctcatgtttagaccccatgatgaggatggagcagccgaacaagtgggaatcatcattaatggggcgctcagctcatctcgagacagcaggaaacactccatcaaaagtaccataactccttgatacgagatccaatgaagctggtttttgacttgttggaaagagtgcgtcgtcctctttcacatgggtccaaccccactatcagaatctacagaatctgtgcgcagcaagccaaaggacgcacagacctacagcccattgagggacgcccagattagggtttcccactcccccttgtgctctcctccttataaatagagccagcagccatcagaatgaggttgggttttgtttagatgcaagatagctgctgcttcttccttgtaaacgcgtgtgtcgactagaccacccgatttgcttgtttcaagaccccaacttgtgattcagattcagcctttggcttaaatccgtgagttatttgcttgttcatcttgttcttgcttgttctcggttgcttgcaggttcatggtgttcttggcacggcaagaacatcacaatcggagccggtgtacctgttgctaaggcgcagcaaccttgtggtcgttgtagtcggacagccaacgtcgaatccaccccaaatcgagtttatccacactcaccaaaagatcaggaacaaccccttgtcccatcaggacacccaccgacattctctcatacaagcaaaccactagaagctgatgactggcttagagctgtggagaGACAATTGGACATACctcagtgtgatgaccatgaaaagGTGCTTTATGCATCCGGTCAATTGCAAGGAACTACCCAAGattggtgggagtcatttgagtatggTCGACCCAACAATGCTGttgctatcacctggcaggaattcaaggagaatttcaggtcctaccatgtcaggaataatagtgagatagagagtgagggaagagttttacttgagcttgccttcaagatttctctggtaatcaacttcctattcaagtaagtaattgtttatattgttcatcaaggTCATGACTCTCTTttaagtgctttaatctatagacgctctaggttaaagtattaatcgtaagtgtaagcgtggtgcttagacttggttaatcatggatgcaccctgcattccggatGGTGGTAAATCGCGTGTCTGACatcagttctatatagcctgtaatatatagcttcgttgatcctttgtagttcacctcccatctgtaggcacaagtaggacgtggttatgaaggaaagcatcctctgctagtgtctttccctagtaatgtccccatttgaatagtagaagacatagcttacccaagtcagaactagagaaccttagttttctcctctacgctcctatttatatcaaccttgttactacccctagttaagttagatcgtagttagtctcacatgtttcgctgtggatacgatacttggaatacttccgggtgaaagctacagcggtatccgtgcacttgtggatttatctgtgtgcgttaaaatataccaacacatataccattagtcaagttacaagatcatggttttaattgagcactagcatcaactACCCACATGCACAATAATTCCCAAGGTgacaaggaatccaagatatcaaatatctaggaaaattactatggttatcaaggtagacacatgcatatgattaaattgTTATTAAGGTGAagaggacaacaaggatgatcccatgctatacttgccttgctcgGCAAACTCTTTTTGATCTTGCTGGCCGACAAAGTACTAGTTTTGCTCACCGAAAAACttctcaccgtctatactcgatcatcCATCATCAACACACAAGCATTCAGAGCCAATCACGCATAGCAAACAAGAGAtacaattagaatagtacaccagtcaataaaaaggtttgaaaactaatctacgcattgctaagAGTACACacacgcgaaaagcacgctaatcggagctatggtgcAAAAGAAACAACTATCGTAAGATTATTTTATAGAGCAGAAAGGAAAACTATAGGCTTTgtttattttaattatataagACATGTATAAGATACTCCAGAGAAATAtctagattgaattaagtcaaatttatatTTGAGTTAGAAAACTAAAGTACAATTAgtccatattttatttataaatcgtGTTGCGTAGTCATTATTCAAGTtagaatttaaaccatgaaattcta
This sequence is a window from Miscanthus floridulus cultivar M001 chromosome 10, ASM1932011v1, whole genome shotgun sequence. Protein-coding genes within it:
- the LOC136485223 gene encoding uncharacterized protein; amino-acid sequence: MAGEGERTPPQSPRSKALLQHFERKVRLHAEHLDEDVRVTNERLGQLETAQIETNTKLASLEGTLGSVNTSLVGVLERLERMEQNRCDGFERRNHNNNNTMGSAAGHDEEEYAADTELDEELNGHRRIEQHRRRHETGPRRPRQEVRADDSFGKIKFTIPAFDGRYNPDMYLSWELAVDQKFTCHDFPEDKRVRAATSEFTDFASVWWSEYHRKNPNNTPTWDALKRVMRARFVPSYYSRDLLHKLQQLRQGSKSVEEYYQELQMGMLRCGLEENEDGAIARFMGGLNREIQDILAYKEYNSVNRLFQLACKAEREVQGRRASMRANIPAGRASPWTPSNAAAPSTRAPPQSSSTIKPRSSTTNSVPCPSEPTRGATATSAKSSSSVVSTGRTRDIQCLRCKGYGHVRKDCPSTRVMVVRADGGYSSASDFDEETYALLAANNVAEGNDFQQDEEHIGAEAAEHYESLVVQRVLSAQMERAEQNQRHTLFQTKCVIKERSCRVIIDGGSCNNLASAEMVEKLSLSTKPHPQPYYIQWLNSSGKVKVTRLVRVEFAIGSYHDSFNCDVVPMQACSMLLGRPWQFDKDSLHFGKTNQYSFVHNDKKIVLHPMSPEAILRDELARASKLKNQAVASENQIVANELEKHKKKSSKSVHHNKNEIKLKGSCYFATKSDMDEIDASTTVCYALVCKETLFSLEDTSISLPPAVTNLLQEYADVFPMEVPPGLPPIRGIEHQIDLIPGASLPNRAPYRTNPDETKEIQRQDDEDTPSIDTTTPAAQQGPMTRARARQLNYQVKSFLAVHTNSSQNWMLLNHGDDCLILRNVGQDPIASCLDPMMRMEQPNKWESSLMGRSAHLETAGNTPSKVP